The Mesorhizobium sp. B2-8-5 genome segment GCGCTTCCGGTGCTCACGTGCTTAAGTACGCTCCGCTCCGGTTCTCGGAAGCCACCACTTTCGGCTCGGCCTGACCTGAATCTCAGCGCATCTTGGTGCCGAGCAAGGTCCGTCTTCACTTGTTGAAGTTGGCGATGAACTGCTTGAACTGCGGCGTCGGCGGCCTGGCGAACATCTCCTTCGGCTCGCCGGCCGAATCCACCTCGCCCTTGTGCAGGAACATCACCTTGCTCGACACGTCGCGGGCAAAGCCCATTTCATGGGTCACGACCAGCATGGTGCGCCCTTCTTCGGCAAGCGAGCGCATGACGCGCAGCACCTCGCCGACCAGTTCCGGATCGAGCGCGGATGTCGGCTCGTCGAACAGCATCACCTTGGGATTCATTGCCAGCGCGCGGGCGATCGCAGCGCGCTGCTGCTGGCCGCCCGACATATGCGGCGGATAGTAGTTGCGGCGCTCCCAGATGCCGACGCGCTTCAGCAATGCCTCGGCCTGCTCCAGGCACTCCGCGCGCGGCCGCTTCAGCACATGCGTCGGCGCGGCGACGAGGTTTTCCAACACGGTCATGTGCGACCAGAGATTGAAGCTCTGGAAAACCATGGCGAGGTTGGCGCGGATCCGCTCCACCTGGCGGATGTCGGCCGGCATTTGGTGGCCGTCGCGGCCCCGCTTCATCCGGATGAGCTCGCCATCCACGCGCACTTCGCCGGAATCCGGGGTCTCCAGGAGATTGATACAGCGCAGCATCGTGCTCTTGCCGGACCCCGAGGAGCCGAGGATCGAAATCACATCGCCCTTGTGCGCTTCCAGCGAAATGCCCTTGAGCACCTCGTGATCGCCAAAACACTTGCGCAGGTCCTTGACGCTGATGGCTGCCTTGTCGTCCGGGGACGATGCCGCTTGCGCGGAAGTGGCGACATTTGCCGACATCACAACACCTCCGGAACGGATTTGATTTGCTGGCTCTGCTCAGGCGGGGGACGCAGATGCGGTGAAAGCCGGTATTCGACCCAGGCGAACAGGCGGGCGATCGACAAGTTGAGAAGCAGGTAGATCACGCCGGCGCAGGTCAGCACCTCGATCGGCCGGAACGTGTCGTGCTGGATCTTTTGCGCCGTCCCCATCATCTCCATGATGGTGACCACGGACGCGAGCGCCGTCGCCTTGGTCATGAGGATGATTTCGGTCGAATAGGCCGGCAAGGCCAGCCTGAGCGCGATCGGCAGCGTGACGAGGCGGAAGCGGGTGAAGGCCGACATGCCGAACGCCTTGGCCGCCTCGATCTGGCCGACAGGCACCGCCCGCAGCGCGCCGCGGAAAATCTCGCTCTCATAGGCGGCTGTGTTCAAGGCCATGGCGA includes the following:
- a CDS encoding ABC transporter ATP-binding protein, with protein sequence MSANVATSAQAASSPDDKAAISVKDLRKCFGDHEVLKGISLEAHKGDVISILGSSGSGKSTMLRCINLLETPDSGEVRVDGELIRMKRGRDGHQMPADIRQVERIRANLAMVFQSFNLWSHMTVLENLVAAPTHVLKRPRAECLEQAEALLKRVGIWERRNYYPPHMSGGQQQRAAIARALAMNPKVMLFDEPTSALDPELVGEVLRVMRSLAEEGRTMLVVTHEMGFARDVSSKVMFLHKGEVDSAGEPKEMFARPPTPQFKQFIANFNK
- a CDS encoding ABC transporter permease, with the translated sequence MAVDFDFYLSTMWSVLKALPLTLEIWFFGIAFGLLIATGLTWLRASGYKFGEYFTRAYVFVFRGSPLLVQLYLIYFGLSQFDFVRHSPILWPILRDPMYCTIVAMALNTAAYESEIFRGALRAVPVGQIEAAKAFGMSAFTRFRLVTLPIALRLALPAYSTEIILMTKATALASVVTIMEMMGTAQKIQHDTFRPIEVLTCAGVIYLLLNLSIARLFAWVEYRLSPHLRPPPEQSQQIKSVPEVL